From the Clavibacter phaseoli genome, one window contains:
- a CDS encoding MarR family winged helix-turn-helix transcriptional regulator, whose product MAHEDATRTDPLALESQVCFAAVLAARSVVALYRPILEPLGLTHPQYLVMLALWERDGRSISDLGGALALEPATVTPLLKRLQSAGLLERARSDEDERVVRVTLTDAGRALRRQAEQVPGRVAARTGMTPSELGRIRDDLHAFLARIDAAPDPADA is encoded by the coding sequence ATGGCACACGAGGACGCGACGCGCACGGATCCCCTGGCGCTCGAGAGCCAGGTCTGCTTCGCGGCCGTGCTGGCGGCGCGATCCGTCGTCGCGCTGTACCGCCCGATCCTCGAGCCGCTCGGCCTCACGCATCCGCAGTACCTCGTGATGCTCGCGCTCTGGGAGCGCGACGGACGCTCGATCTCCGACCTCGGCGGCGCACTCGCCCTCGAGCCCGCCACCGTGACCCCGCTGCTCAAGCGCCTGCAGTCGGCCGGCCTCCTGGAGCGCGCCCGCAGCGACGAGGACGAGCGCGTCGTGCGCGTCACCCTCACCGACGCGGGCCGGGCGCTCCGCCGTCAGGCCGAGCAGGTGCCGGGGCGGGTGGCCGCGCGGACGGGCATGACCCCGTCGGAGCTCGGCCGGATCCGGGACGACCTGCACGCGTTCCTCGCGCGCATCGACGCCGCCCCGGATCCCGCGGACGCCTAG
- a CDS encoding glycosyltransferase has translation MRIAMISEHASPLATLGGVDAGGQNVHVAALSAALAQEGHTVTVYTRRDDAALPARVAFAPGVEVVHLDAGPARAVPKDELLPHMGELADGLLADWRTARPDVVHSHFWMSGVAALDAAARLASSPVGAAAAPPVLHTFHALGSVKRRHLGAEDTSPAARAELEPGVGRRADAVIATCSDEAAELVRAGVDAARITVIPCGVDIEHFTPRAYDDDAGPMRVMVVGRLVPRKGVDLAIEAVGILARRGHRDVELVIVGGSGDAAGAGEDTEARRLMDAARAAGVADRVRLHGRVSQADMPAVMRTADVVVCAPWYEPFGIVPLEAMASGVPVVASAVGGLTDSVVDGVTGILVPPRDPAAIADALEGLLADPARRRRLGRAGRDRMEHGYAWSTVAARTAEAYRAAIQAAAPDDLPADPTVVDAHLDALAPVLADLRTHAPRLTAWGREMADRMSRGARLLAAGNGGSAAEAQHLTSELVGRFDGDRRPFSAIALHSESSAVTAIGNDYGFDEVFARQVHAHARSGDIVVLLSTSGRSENLLRAAAAARAAGATTWAMTGPGPNPLVEACDEHIALDGPSANVQEAQLVAVHAICRSFESRLQANDRAAARASATTAAATLSASAAASASVPVTVAPASTTTAPAEVPA, from the coding sequence ATGAGGATCGCGATGATCTCGGAGCACGCCAGCCCGCTGGCGACGCTCGGCGGCGTGGACGCTGGCGGCCAGAACGTGCACGTGGCCGCGCTGTCGGCTGCGCTCGCGCAGGAGGGCCACACCGTCACCGTCTACACGCGCCGCGACGACGCGGCGCTGCCCGCGCGCGTCGCCTTCGCGCCGGGCGTGGAGGTCGTGCACCTCGACGCCGGACCCGCCCGCGCCGTCCCCAAGGACGAGCTGCTGCCGCACATGGGCGAGCTCGCCGACGGCCTCCTCGCCGACTGGCGCACCGCGCGGCCCGACGTGGTGCACAGCCACTTCTGGATGTCCGGGGTCGCCGCGCTCGACGCCGCCGCGCGCCTCGCGTCCTCCCCGGTGGGCGCCGCCGCGGCGCCGCCCGTGCTGCACACCTTCCACGCGCTCGGATCCGTGAAGCGCCGCCACCTCGGCGCCGAGGACACGAGCCCCGCCGCGCGCGCCGAGCTCGAGCCCGGGGTCGGCCGCCGCGCCGACGCGGTCATCGCGACCTGCTCCGACGAGGCCGCGGAGCTCGTGCGCGCAGGGGTCGACGCGGCCCGCATCACCGTGATCCCCTGCGGCGTCGACATCGAGCACTTCACGCCGCGCGCGTACGACGACGACGCCGGCCCGATGCGCGTCATGGTCGTCGGCCGCCTGGTGCCGCGCAAGGGCGTCGACCTCGCGATCGAGGCCGTCGGGATCCTCGCGCGCCGCGGCCACCGGGACGTCGAGCTGGTCATCGTCGGCGGATCCGGCGACGCCGCGGGCGCGGGCGAGGACACCGAGGCCCGCCGCCTGATGGACGCCGCGCGCGCCGCCGGGGTCGCCGACCGCGTGCGCCTGCACGGCCGCGTCTCGCAGGCCGACATGCCCGCCGTGATGCGCACCGCCGACGTCGTGGTGTGCGCGCCCTGGTACGAGCCGTTCGGGATCGTGCCGCTCGAGGCGATGGCCTCGGGCGTGCCCGTCGTCGCCTCCGCCGTGGGCGGCCTCACCGACAGCGTGGTCGACGGCGTGACGGGGATCCTCGTGCCGCCGCGCGACCCCGCCGCCATCGCGGACGCCCTCGAGGGGCTGCTCGCGGATCCCGCCCGCCGTCGCCGCCTCGGCCGCGCCGGCCGCGACCGCATGGAGCACGGCTACGCGTGGTCGACCGTCGCGGCGCGCACCGCGGAGGCGTACCGGGCCGCGATCCAGGCCGCCGCGCCCGACGACCTGCCCGCCGACCCGACCGTGGTCGACGCCCACCTCGACGCGCTCGCCCCCGTGCTCGCCGACCTCCGCACGCACGCGCCGCGCCTCACCGCGTGGGGCCGCGAGATGGCCGACCGCATGAGCCGCGGCGCGCGCCTGCTCGCGGCGGGCAACGGCGGATCCGCGGCCGAGGCCCAGCACCTCACGAGCGAGCTGGTGGGCCGGTTCGACGGCGACCGCCGCCCGTTCTCGGCCATCGCGCTGCACTCGGAGTCGTCCGCGGTCACGGCCATCGGCAACGACTACGGCTTCGACGAGGTCTTCGCCCGGCAGGTGCACGCGCACGCGAGATCCGGCGACATCGTCGTGCTGCTCTCCACGAGCGGCCGCAGCGAGAACCTCCTCCGAGCCGCGGCTGCGGCTCGTGCCGCCGGCGCCACCACCTGGGCGATGACGGGCCCCGGCCCCAATCCGCTCGTGGAGGCGTGCGACGAGCACATCGCGCTCGACGGGCCGTCGGCCAACGTGCAGGAGGCGCAGCTCGTCGCCGTGCACGCCATCTGCCGCTCCTTCGAGAGCCGGCTGCAGGCGAACGACCGGGCCGCGGCGCGCGCGTCCGCGACGACGGCCGCCGCGACCCTGTCCGCGTCGGCCGCCGCGTCCGCGTCCGTCCCCGTGACGGTCGCGCCCGCGTCCACCACGACGGCGCCCGCGGAGGTGCCGGCATGA
- a CDS encoding glycosyltransferase family 9 protein, which translates to MHDPAPRRVLVVRLDSVGDVLISGPAVRAVAADPRVEVHLLCGPRGASAGRLLPGVHAVHVWDAPWISSPAPAADAASVDALHAILAEVDADEAVILTSFHQSPLPLALLLRLAGVGRITGASVDYAGSLLDVRLKPGEDLDEDQPEPERALAIAAAAGHALPTDDDGGLAVLPAELPSDVEALLPDGPFALVHPGAAVGARSYPADQHRDAVALLAERGIPVVVTGGPDERELTAHVAGSTGLDLGGRTDLAGLGALMRRAAVLVSGNTGPAHLAAAVGLPVVSLFSPVVPPIRWAPYRVPVILLGDQDAACKLSRARDCPVPGHPCLAGVSPAEVADAVERLMATSRTEVPA; encoded by the coding sequence ATCCACGACCCCGCGCCCCGCCGCGTGCTCGTCGTGCGCCTCGACTCCGTGGGCGACGTGCTCATCTCCGGACCCGCGGTGCGCGCGGTCGCCGCCGACCCGCGCGTGGAGGTTCACCTGCTCTGCGGTCCGCGCGGCGCGTCCGCCGGCCGGCTGCTCCCCGGCGTCCACGCGGTGCACGTGTGGGACGCGCCGTGGATCTCCTCCCCCGCGCCCGCCGCCGACGCCGCGTCCGTCGACGCCCTGCACGCGATCCTCGCCGAGGTCGATGCGGACGAGGCCGTCATCCTCACCTCCTTCCACCAGTCGCCGCTCCCGCTCGCACTGCTGCTGCGGCTCGCGGGCGTCGGCCGGATCACGGGCGCCAGCGTCGACTACGCCGGCTCCCTCCTCGACGTGCGCCTCAAGCCCGGCGAGGACCTCGACGAGGACCAGCCCGAGCCCGAGCGCGCCCTCGCGATCGCCGCCGCGGCCGGCCACGCGCTGCCGACCGACGACGACGGGGGCCTCGCCGTCCTGCCGGCCGAGCTGCCGTCCGACGTGGAGGCGCTCCTCCCCGACGGCCCCTTCGCGCTCGTCCACCCGGGCGCCGCGGTCGGCGCGCGCTCCTATCCGGCCGACCAGCACCGCGACGCCGTGGCGCTGCTCGCCGAGCGCGGGATCCCCGTGGTCGTCACCGGCGGCCCCGACGAGCGGGAGCTCACGGCGCACGTCGCCGGATCCACCGGCCTCGACCTCGGCGGCCGCACCGACCTCGCCGGGCTGGGCGCCCTCATGCGCCGCGCGGCCGTGCTCGTGAGCGGCAACACCGGCCCCGCGCACCTCGCCGCCGCGGTGGGACTGCCCGTCGTCAGCCTGTTCTCGCCCGTCGTGCCGCCGATCCGCTGGGCGCCGTACCGCGTGCCCGTGATCCTGCTCGGCGACCAGGACGCGGCCTGCAAGCTGAGCCGCGCGCGCGACTGCCCGGTCCCCGGGCACCCGTGCCTCGCCGGCGTCTCGCCCGCCGAGGTCGCCGACGCGGTCGAGCGGCTCATGGCGACGAGCCGCACGGAGGTGCCCGCATGA
- a CDS encoding SDR family oxidoreductase produces MTDSPRPSTGRVLITGGASGLGAAVAQAVLAAGGEPIVLDLDTSSVTGMEAHRIDVSDTRATEALVTEIAQAHGGLDAVVTAAGIDRCGRLVDVAPTEWEKVIGVNLMGTVAVVRAALPFLTESHGRVVTVASSLAIKAVSDATAYCASKFGVLGFTRALAAETKGEVGVTTLIPSGMKTHFFDDRDPKYKPGSDANLNDPAAVADSVMFILGQPRGCEIRELVITHELEDSWP; encoded by the coding sequence ATGACCGACTCCCCCCGCCCCAGCACCGGCCGCGTCCTCATCACCGGAGGCGCGTCCGGGCTCGGCGCCGCGGTCGCGCAGGCGGTCCTCGCGGCCGGCGGCGAGCCCATCGTGCTCGACCTCGACACGTCGAGCGTCACCGGCATGGAAGCGCACCGCATCGACGTCTCCGACACCCGCGCCACCGAGGCGCTCGTCACCGAGATCGCCCAGGCGCACGGCGGCCTGGATGCCGTCGTCACCGCCGCGGGCATCGACCGCTGCGGCCGCCTCGTCGACGTCGCCCCCACCGAGTGGGAGAAGGTCATCGGCGTGAACCTGATGGGGACGGTCGCCGTCGTCCGCGCGGCGCTGCCGTTCCTCACCGAGTCGCACGGCCGCGTCGTCACCGTCGCGTCGTCGCTCGCCATCAAGGCCGTCTCGGACGCCACCGCCTACTGCGCCTCCAAGTTCGGCGTGCTCGGCTTCACCCGGGCGCTGGCCGCCGAGACGAAGGGCGAGGTCGGCGTGACCACGCTGATCCCCTCGGGCATGAAGACGCACTTCTTCGACGACCGCGACCCGAAGTACAAGCCCGGCTCCGACGCGAACCTCAACGACCCGGCCGCTGTCGCCGACTCGGTGATGTTCATCCTCGGCCAGCCGCGCGGCTGCGAGATCCGCGAGCTCGTCATCACGCACGAGCTCGAGGACAGCTGGCCGTGA
- the bla gene encoding class A beta-lactamase gives MIHAARSARLALAAALATALLAGCAAPAAEAPTDPPASATPSASAAPEVDRAAADAAFAALEERFGARLGVHAVDTGTGAEVSWRADERFAYASTIKAPLAAALLDRVGIAGMDRAVPIEAADILSYAPVTETRVGGTMTLRELAEAAMTRSDNTAANLLLEALGGPAELDAALTALGDDTTVVSRAEPDLNQAIPGDDRDTTTPRAAAALLRAYALGDPDALADPLDADERALFTGWLKATQTGATLVRAELPADWTVGDKSGLGAYASRGDVAVIWRPDAAPIVIAIHSSKDQQDADADDALISGAAKAAVQALGALG, from the coding sequence GTGATCCATGCCGCCCGCTCCGCACGCCTGGCCCTCGCCGCGGCCCTCGCCACCGCCCTCCTCGCCGGATGCGCGGCCCCCGCCGCCGAGGCCCCGACCGACCCGCCCGCCTCAGCTACGCCCTCCGCGTCCGCCGCCCCGGAGGTCGACCGGGCGGCCGCCGACGCCGCCTTCGCCGCCCTCGAGGAGCGATTCGGCGCGCGCCTCGGCGTGCACGCGGTCGACACCGGCACGGGCGCCGAGGTCTCCTGGCGCGCGGACGAGCGGTTCGCGTACGCCTCCACCATCAAGGCGCCGCTCGCGGCCGCTCTGCTCGACCGCGTCGGCATCGCCGGGATGGATCGCGCGGTGCCGATCGAGGCGGCCGACATCCTCTCCTACGCGCCCGTCACCGAGACGCGCGTCGGCGGCACGATGACCCTCCGCGAGCTGGCCGAGGCCGCCATGACCCGGAGCGACAACACCGCCGCGAACCTCCTGCTCGAGGCGCTCGGCGGCCCGGCCGAGCTGGACGCCGCGCTCACGGCCCTCGGCGACGACACCACGGTCGTCTCCCGCGCCGAGCCCGACCTCAACCAGGCGATCCCGGGCGACGACCGCGACACCACGACCCCGCGCGCCGCCGCCGCGCTGCTCCGCGCCTACGCGCTGGGCGATCCGGACGCGCTCGCGGATCCCCTCGATGCCGACGAGCGCGCCCTCTTCACCGGCTGGCTGAAGGCCACGCAGACGGGCGCGACGCTCGTGCGCGCGGAGCTGCCCGCGGACTGGACGGTCGGCGACAAGTCCGGCCTCGGCGCCTACGCCAGCCGCGGGGACGTCGCGGTGATCTGGCGGCCGGACGCCGCGCCGATCGTGATCGCGATCCACTCCTCGAAGGACCAGCAGGACGCGGACGCCGACGACGCCCTCATCTCGGGCGCCGCGAAGGCCGCCGTGCAGGCGCTCGGCGCGCTCGGCTGA
- a CDS encoding endonuclease/exonuclease/phosphatase family protein — protein MTLRADGTLQDGRALVGPVDAPELHVMTYNIRRLFRRYRPGSPDRWADREPLIAELLQREQPALLGTQEAMPTQGRALSHALGRHYRRIGHGRNADGHGEGCPTFYDTRRLELTSWRQVALSDTPAVAGSRSWGNMVPRIAVVADFTDLATGLPLRHVNTHFDHLSRRSREESARMMLEIVAEVQVPTIVSGDTNAGVDTEPHRLLVESGALVDAWPAARERLTPEWGTWSNYKAPKRTTRRIDWMLVTPDVEVERVGINTTRIGGRAPSDHEALQAVVRC, from the coding sequence ATGACCCTCCGCGCCGACGGCACCCTCCAGGACGGACGGGCGCTCGTCGGCCCGGTCGACGCCCCCGAGCTGCACGTGATGACGTACAACATCCGGCGCCTGTTCCGCCGCTACCGGCCGGGCAGCCCCGACCGCTGGGCCGACCGCGAGCCGCTCATCGCGGAGCTCCTCCAGCGGGAGCAGCCGGCGCTCCTCGGCACGCAGGAGGCGATGCCCACGCAGGGCCGCGCGCTGTCGCACGCGCTCGGGCGGCACTACCGGCGGATCGGGCACGGCCGCAACGCCGACGGCCACGGCGAGGGCTGCCCCACCTTCTACGACACGCGCCGCCTCGAGCTCACGAGCTGGCGCCAGGTCGCCCTCTCGGACACGCCCGCGGTCGCCGGATCCCGCAGCTGGGGCAACATGGTGCCGCGGATCGCCGTGGTCGCCGACTTCACCGACCTCGCCACCGGACTGCCGCTGCGCCACGTGAACACGCACTTCGACCACCTCTCGCGGCGGTCGCGCGAGGAGTCGGCGCGGATGATGCTCGAGATCGTCGCCGAGGTGCAGGTGCCCACGATCGTCTCGGGCGACACCAACGCGGGCGTCGACACGGAGCCGCACCGGCTGCTGGTCGAGTCGGGCGCGCTCGTGGACGCCTGGCCGGCCGCGCGCGAGCGCCTCACGCCCGAGTGGGGCACCTGGTCGAACTACAAGGCGCCGAAGCGCACGACCCGCCGCATCGACTGGATGCTCGTGACGCCCGACGTCGAGGTCGAGCGCGTCGGCATCAACACCACGCGCATCGGCGGGCGGGCGCCGAGCGACCACGAGGCGCTGCAGGCGGTGGTGCGGTGCTGA
- a CDS encoding PfkB family carbohydrate kinase — translation MRIVVVGDVLLDVDMTGAAHRLSPDAPVPVIEVEESLPRAGGAGLVATMLARDGHDVRLVTVLSDDRHSATLRECLQRIEVVAGPSGAPTPVKTRVRADGHAIARIDEGCAPPPTPAATDEMLDAIATADAIVVADYGRGVTRDLRLRAALDARAAVVPLVWDPHPAGEPPVPNTALATPNLAEARAFSGLAGRDVAAAADAARILREQWGVRTVAVTMSERGALLVSAPASGSAGGSMPVVVPAPLVATGDPCGAGDRLAATALAALAAGSPVEDAVRDAVASAAEYVDAGGVATLVGPPAARPIGGHAASALQVVRATRAAGGTVVATGGCFDLVHAGHARTLAAARALGDCLVVLLNSDDSVRRLKGPERPIMTEEDRVDLLMSLGVVDAVVLFSEDTPEEALRSIKPDLWVKGGDYRAEDLPESAVIAEWGGQAVTVPYHPGRSTTKLAGALARVG, via the coding sequence ATGAGGATCGTCGTGGTCGGCGACGTGCTGCTCGACGTCGACATGACCGGCGCCGCGCACCGCCTCAGCCCCGACGCGCCCGTCCCCGTGATCGAGGTGGAGGAGTCGCTGCCCCGCGCGGGCGGCGCAGGCCTCGTCGCCACGATGCTCGCGCGCGACGGCCACGACGTGCGCCTCGTCACCGTGCTCTCCGACGACCGCCACTCCGCGACCCTCCGCGAGTGCCTGCAACGGATCGAGGTGGTCGCCGGCCCGTCCGGCGCGCCCACGCCCGTGAAGACCCGCGTCCGCGCCGACGGCCACGCCATCGCCCGCATCGACGAGGGCTGCGCCCCGCCGCCCACGCCCGCCGCGACCGACGAGATGCTCGACGCGATCGCCACGGCCGACGCCATCGTCGTCGCCGACTACGGCCGCGGCGTCACGCGCGACCTCCGCCTCCGCGCCGCCCTCGACGCGCGCGCCGCCGTGGTGCCGCTCGTGTGGGATCCGCACCCCGCGGGCGAGCCGCCCGTGCCGAACACGGCGCTCGCCACCCCGAACCTCGCCGAGGCGCGCGCGTTCTCCGGGCTGGCCGGGCGCGACGTCGCCGCGGCCGCCGACGCCGCCCGGATCCTGCGCGAGCAGTGGGGCGTGCGCACGGTCGCCGTCACCATGAGCGAGCGCGGCGCCCTGCTCGTGTCGGCGCCCGCGTCGGGCTCGGCCGGCGGATCCATGCCCGTCGTCGTCCCCGCCCCGCTCGTCGCGACCGGCGACCCGTGCGGCGCGGGCGACCGCCTGGCCGCCACGGCCCTCGCGGCGCTGGCCGCGGGATCCCCCGTCGAGGACGCCGTGCGCGACGCCGTCGCCTCCGCGGCCGAGTACGTGGACGCGGGCGGCGTCGCGACCCTCGTCGGCCCGCCCGCCGCGCGCCCCATCGGCGGCCACGCGGCGAGCGCCCTCCAGGTGGTCCGCGCGACCCGCGCCGCGGGCGGCACCGTCGTCGCGACGGGCGGCTGCTTCGACCTCGTGCACGCCGGCCACGCCCGCACGCTCGCCGCGGCGCGCGCGCTCGGCGACTGCCTCGTCGTGCTCCTCAACTCGGATGACTCGGTGCGCCGCCTCAAGGGGCCCGAGCGCCCGATCATGACCGAGGAGGACCGCGTCGACCTCCTCATGTCGCTCGGCGTCGTCGACGCGGTGGTGCTCTTCTCCGAGGACACCCCCGAAGAGGCGCTCCGCTCCATCAAGCCCGACCTCTGGGTCAAGGGCGGCGACTACCGCGCCGAGGACCTCCCCGAGTCAGCGGTCATCGCCGAGTGGGGCGGCCAGGCCGTGACCGTCCCGTACCACCCGGGCCGCTCCACCACGAAGCTCGCCGGCGCCCTCGCGCGCGTCGGCTGA
- a CDS encoding GNAT family N-acetyltransferase gives MRTDHPTPTIRTARAADLDDVTRVLAEAFAEDPVLAGFVPAGPRQPERLALLFAALLRSGPLPDGTVDVAVDARGGILGAAVWEAAGGIPAHRTLRQAPTFLLALGVAGALRAATRLRTLDRARPGLPHWRLAEVGVGAAARGLGVGSALLAHGLARVDADGSAAYLESSTARNRALYLRNGFAELGELTGLAGSRPVAMWRSARVAAPAA, from the coding sequence ATGCGCACCGACCACCCCACCCCGACCATCCGCACGGCTCGCGCCGCCGACCTCGACGACGTGACCCGCGTGCTCGCGGAGGCCTTCGCGGAGGATCCCGTGCTGGCCGGCTTCGTCCCCGCCGGCCCGCGCCAGCCGGAGCGCCTGGCCCTCCTCTTCGCCGCGCTCCTCCGCAGCGGGCCGCTCCCCGACGGGACGGTCGACGTCGCGGTCGACGCCCGCGGCGGGATCCTCGGCGCGGCCGTCTGGGAGGCGGCCGGCGGCATCCCCGCGCACCGGACCCTCCGCCAGGCGCCGACGTTCCTCCTCGCCCTCGGCGTCGCGGGCGCCCTCCGCGCCGCCACCCGGCTCCGCACCCTGGACCGCGCCCGACCCGGCCTCCCGCACTGGCGGCTCGCCGAGGTCGGCGTGGGCGCGGCGGCGCGGGGCCTCGGCGTCGGATCCGCGCTCCTCGCCCACGGCCTCGCCCGCGTCGACGCCGACGGATCCGCGGCCTACCTCGAGTCGTCGACCGCGCGGAACCGCGCGCTCTACCTGCGGAACGGCTTCGCCGAGCTGGGCGAGCTGACGGGCCTCGCCGGGTCGCGCCCGGTGGCGATGTGGCGGTCGGCGCGCGTGGCGGCGCCGGCGGCCTGA
- a CDS encoding TetR/AcrR family transcriptional regulator → MKAASESTRAYGSRDARRAELLDAAVRVMAVTGVAGASTRAITAEAGLAHGAFHYCFGVREELLGALLRQEVDAVVAQLEAAEDPAGAPLGEVVAATLRAELDRVRREPDRQRVLLDLAATVQRLPALADLPAWEHGRYVEETRRRFAAAGLDEARAGRCAALAVAGMQGIIAAWLARRDDAADRAAEQAVADLSRALALLAEDGGR, encoded by the coding sequence ATGAAGGCCGCCTCCGAGAGCACCCGCGCGTACGGATCACGGGATGCCCGGCGGGCCGAGCTCCTCGACGCGGCGGTGCGCGTGATGGCCGTCACGGGCGTCGCCGGGGCGAGTACGCGGGCGATCACCGCGGAGGCCGGCCTCGCGCACGGCGCCTTCCACTACTGCTTCGGCGTGCGGGAGGAGCTGCTCGGCGCGCTGCTGCGGCAGGAGGTCGATGCGGTCGTCGCGCAGCTGGAGGCCGCCGAGGATCCCGCGGGCGCGCCGCTCGGCGAGGTCGTCGCCGCGACCCTCCGCGCGGAGCTCGACCGGGTGCGCCGCGAGCCCGACCGCCAGCGGGTGCTGCTCGACCTCGCCGCGACCGTGCAGCGGCTCCCGGCGCTCGCCGACCTGCCCGCCTGGGAGCACGGCCGCTACGTGGAGGAGACCCGCCGCCGGTTCGCCGCGGCCGGCCTCGACGAGGCGCGCGCCGGTCGGTGCGCGGCGCTCGCGGTGGCGGGCATGCAGGGGATCATCGCCGCCTGGCTCGCGCGCCGCGACGACGCCGCCGACCGCGCGGCGGAGCAGGCGGTCGCCGACCTGTCCCGGGCGCTCGCGCTGCTCGCGGAGGACGGCGGGCGCTGA
- a CDS encoding glycosyltransferase, producing the protein MRILMWHVHGGWTDSFVLGTHEILFPTTPARDAWGLGRGGRAWPASAREVDPSSLHDADVDLVLLQRVAEIEEAERLLGRRLGSDVPAVFLEHNTPRGAPTETVHALAGRDDIPVIHVTRFNALMWDTGVAPTTVVEHGVPDPGALYTGEVASFGAVINEPVRRGRITGTDLLPAFAAVAPVEVFGMGTDLLPGAFPDLGDRIVPRGDLPTSRMHPELARLRAYVHPHRWTSLGLSLLEAMHMAMPVLVLDATEASRAVPPDAGAISSDPADLVRVARLLLEDPDEAARRGRVAREAALARYSLGRFLHDMDAVLHDAADATGRRRARRRAAGSTAPPDAHPVAAPGPTDPHPLPHPLDERTTR; encoded by the coding sequence ATGAGGATCCTGATGTGGCACGTCCACGGCGGCTGGACCGACTCGTTCGTCCTCGGAACCCACGAGATCCTGTTCCCCACCACGCCCGCGCGCGACGCGTGGGGACTCGGCCGCGGCGGCCGCGCGTGGCCCGCGAGCGCGCGCGAGGTGGATCCGTCGTCCCTGCACGACGCCGACGTCGACCTCGTGCTGCTCCAGCGCGTCGCCGAGATCGAGGAGGCGGAGCGCCTGCTGGGCCGCCGCCTCGGATCCGACGTGCCCGCCGTCTTCCTCGAGCACAACACCCCGCGCGGCGCCCCGACCGAGACGGTGCACGCGCTGGCCGGCCGCGACGACATCCCGGTGATCCACGTCACGCGCTTCAACGCGCTCATGTGGGACACCGGCGTCGCGCCCACGACGGTCGTCGAGCACGGCGTGCCCGACCCCGGCGCGCTCTACACGGGCGAGGTCGCGTCGTTCGGCGCGGTGATCAACGAGCCCGTGCGCCGCGGCCGCATCACCGGCACCGACCTCCTTCCCGCCTTCGCGGCGGTCGCGCCCGTCGAGGTGTTCGGCATGGGCACGGATCTCCTCCCGGGCGCCTTCCCCGACCTCGGCGACCGCATCGTGCCGCGCGGCGACCTGCCGACCTCCCGCATGCACCCCGAGCTCGCGCGGCTGCGCGCCTACGTGCACCCGCACCGCTGGACCTCGCTCGGCCTGTCGCTGCTCGAGGCGATGCACATGGCCATGCCCGTGCTCGTGCTCGACGCGACCGAGGCGTCGCGCGCGGTGCCGCCGGATGCGGGCGCGATCTCGTCCGACCCCGCCGACCTGGTGCGCGTCGCCCGCCTGCTGCTCGAGGATCCCGACGAGGCTGCCCGCCGCGGCCGCGTCGCCCGCGAGGCCGCGCTCGCCCGCTACTCGCTCGGCCGCTTCCTGCATGACATGGACGCCGTGCTGCACGACGCCGCGGACGCGACCGGCCGACGGCGCGCGCGTCGCCGGGCCGCGGGATCCACCGCCCCGCCGGACGCCCACCCCGTCGCCGCGCCCGGCCCCACCGACCCGCACCCCCTGCCCCACCCGCTCGACGAGAGGACGACACGATGA